From a region of the Salinispira pacifica genome:
- a CDS encoding WecB/TagA/CpsF family glycosyltransferase, producing the protein MATERTVSGRSGLVKRVYINRVPVDIVEPRNLMIVLSGLLGEGKTKASQVMFVRSWDIIRAHHSPMLLRTMQEAALVLPVSRAISGMARFLGHPRLHCYYPFQTIIKILTWLESMGGSLFLLGSGKQDIVSVEQNVRQTFPHIRFLGKYPGVFPKHMSESVAMAVHKANPHLLIAGSGLKGRDRWLHVRRNVLNSGIMIWSGEWFDFIIQKRRRPGKVAVRKGHEWIWELYSHPGKLFRVPVFLLFWLRLVLHRLFR; encoded by the coding sequence TTGGCAACTGAAAGAACCGTCAGCGGCAGATCAGGATTGGTAAAACGGGTATATATCAACCGTGTACCGGTGGATATTGTGGAACCCCGGAATCTCATGATCGTATTATCCGGACTTCTCGGGGAGGGGAAAACCAAGGCCTCTCAGGTAATGTTTGTAAGAAGCTGGGATATTATCCGGGCACATCACAGCCCCATGCTTCTCAGAACCATGCAGGAGGCTGCTCTGGTGCTGCCGGTTTCCAGGGCCATATCGGGAATGGCCAGGTTTCTCGGTCACCCCCGTCTGCATTGCTATTACCCGTTTCAAACGATTATCAAAATTCTCACCTGGCTGGAATCCATGGGGGGAAGTCTGTTTCTGCTGGGCTCGGGAAAGCAGGATATCGTCTCGGTGGAGCAGAATGTCCGGCAGACATTCCCGCACATCAGGTTTCTTGGAAAATACCCCGGAGTGTTTCCGAAGCATATGTCCGAATCGGTTGCCATGGCGGTTCATAAGGCCAATCCTCATCTTCTTATCGCAGGCTCCGGTTTGAAGGGCAGGGATCGATGGCTGCATGTTCGAAGAAATGTTCTGAACAGCGGCATTATGATCTGGAGCGGCGAGTGGTTTGATTTTATCATTCAGAAACGCCGGAGACCGGGAAAAGTAGCCGTCCGCAAAGGTCATGAATGGATTTGGGAATTATACAGCCACCCCGGGAAGCTTTTCAGGGTGCCGGTATTTCTTCTATTCTGGCTTCGTCTGGTTCTGCACCGTCTGTTCCGCTGA
- a CDS encoding FxsA family protein, which translates to MKPLFSFLYGTLEFKGLSSFINRLMLLGLMFLVDGYTLLQCASVMGGVSSLTLTVSAALLGALIGGSSYHRYSIKLRSKISAGIYPRREFIHISALLPGLVLMALPGLGSSCIGFLLYIPPFRTAAGKIIYRRWESGFQDLYSFQRASED; encoded by the coding sequence ATGAAACCTCTGTTCTCTTTCCTGTATGGAACCCTTGAGTTCAAGGGGCTCAGTTCTTTCATCAACCGGCTTATGCTTCTCGGTCTTATGTTTCTTGTCGACGGATACACCCTTCTTCAATGTGCATCGGTCATGGGAGGGGTCAGCTCCCTGACGCTGACAGTGTCCGCAGCCCTTCTGGGAGCCCTTATCGGCGGGAGCAGCTATCATCGCTACAGTATAAAATTGAGATCCAAAATTTCGGCGGGAATATACCCCCGCCGGGAGTTTATTCATATATCCGCACTGCTGCCGGGTCTGGTTCTTATGGCCCTTCCGGGTCTGGGAAGTTCGTGTATCGGTTTTCTGTTGTACATTCCGCCATTTAGAACGGCAGCGGGAAAAATAATCTATCGCCGCTGGGAAAGCGGGTTTCAGGATCTCTACAGCTTCCAGAGAGCCTCGGAGGATTAG
- a CDS encoding SDR family oxidoreductase: protein MNDHGCLIIGATGGIGRSLAARLAARGCRLYIHGRDSKRLETAASELRRAGASQVYTLEQELSGRDDIHELISKIKPHREMIDGLVISYGPIRESSLSRENLEDSSFILDMNVLLPLGLIQFLGPVMASNGFGRIVVMGGTASDHNRAYRKIPVYGAAKYALNSIVRSASAEFAASGVTVNAVLPGYVKTEYYSKKSLDTLKKSGKLLEPEKISDIIEYLMSFRSSAVNGSIINAGAGLEW, encoded by the coding sequence ATGAATGATCACGGGTGTCTGATAATAGGTGCCACCGGAGGGATCGGCAGAAGCCTGGCCGCACGGCTGGCTGCCAGGGGGTGCAGGCTCTACATTCACGGGCGGGATTCAAAACGTCTGGAAACTGCCGCTTCCGAGCTCCGCAGGGCAGGTGCCTCCCAGGTTTACACGCTGGAACAGGAGCTTTCCGGGAGGGATGATATCCATGAACTCATATCAAAAATCAAACCCCACCGGGAAATGATAGACGGTCTGGTAATCAGCTACGGTCCCATTCGGGAGTCGTCCTTGAGCAGGGAAAACCTTGAAGATTCTTCATTTATTCTGGATATGAATGTTCTTCTCCCCTTGGGGCTTATTCAGTTTCTGGGACCTGTGATGGCTTCCAACGGATTCGGAAGAATTGTTGTAATGGGGGGGACAGCCTCGGACCATAACCGTGCGTACCGGAAAATCCCCGTATACGGGGCGGCAAAATACGCCCTCAACAGTATTGTGCGTTCCGCATCTGCAGAATTCGCTGCTTCCGGGGTAACAGTGAATGCCGTGCTTCCCGGATACGTGAAAACCGAGTATTATTCTAAAAAATCTCTCGATACTCTGAAAAAATCAGGTAAATTGCTTGAACCTGAAAAAATTTCTGATATTATTGAATATCTGATGTCCTTCCGCTCCTCGGCTGTAAATGGATCTATAATTAATGCCGGAGCAGGACTTGAGTGGTAA
- a CDS encoding STAS domain-containing protein — protein MSNNDIVPGFDEEKDESLKIRLQKIDGTEGCLVLYLTGYIDTYNSNFFQKRVNRAIEAGYTKLIFHCSGLNYVSSTGIGSFTAFLKAVKPRSGDLVLLEIQPKVYEVFQLLGFAQFFNIKDNLDEAVEFFSKGSASSDTDIFPKIFKCPICSTRLRASKPGRFRCSNCKTILAIDNSGQIFLG, from the coding sequence ATGAGTAATAACGACATCGTACCTGGATTTGACGAAGAAAAGGATGAGAGCCTCAAAATTCGGCTTCAAAAGATTGATGGTACTGAAGGCTGTCTGGTGCTCTACCTGACTGGATATATTGATACCTATAATTCCAATTTTTTCCAGAAACGGGTAAACCGGGCAATAGAGGCCGGATACACAAAGCTCATATTCCACTGCAGCGGTCTGAACTATGTATCGAGTACGGGTATCGGTTCCTTTACCGCATTCCTGAAGGCGGTAAAACCAAGAAGCGGCGATCTGGTTCTCCTTGAAATACAGCCCAAGGTGTATGAAGTATTCCAGCTTCTGGGATTCGCGCAATTTTTTAATATCAAGGATAATCTGGATGAAGCGGTGGAATTCTTTTCCAAAGGTTCCGCATCCAGCGATACCGACATTTTCCCCAAGATTTTCAAATGTCCGATCTGTTCAACCCGCCTGCGGGCCTCAAAACCCGGACGGTTCAGATGTTCAAACTGTAAAACCATACTTGCGATTGATAACTCCGGACAGATTTTCCTCGGCTAA
- a CDS encoding YbjN domain-containing protein: protein MNVERIERYLLALAVTYEKVSEDVWIINDPDKGLNQIVLFVDESLLTVRTKVMNYPVTDDKKSLRLFRELLQLNRDLVHGAYAIEDDYIILMDTLELETMDREELQASLDAIGLGLAEHYDRLKQFLPGHEQEA from the coding sequence ATGAATGTAGAACGAATAGAACGCTATCTGCTTGCTCTTGCGGTGACCTATGAGAAGGTCAGTGAGGATGTCTGGATAATCAATGATCCGGATAAGGGACTGAATCAGATCGTCCTTTTTGTGGATGAATCGCTTTTGACGGTCCGTACCAAGGTGATGAATTATCCGGTAACTGATGACAAAAAAAGCCTCCGGCTGTTTCGTGAGCTGCTTCAATTGAACCGTGATCTGGTACACGGAGCCTATGCAATTGAGGATGATTATATTATTCTCATGGATACGTTGGAGCTTGAAACAATGGACCGGGAGGAGCTTCAGGCCAGTCTTGATGCAATCGGTCTGGGTCTGGCAGAACATTATGATCGACTGAAGCAGTTTCTGCCGGGACATGAACAGGAAGCCTGA
- a CDS encoding PspA/IM30 family protein, producing MGIFDRFRRVVKSNLNQMISKAEDPEKMLNQLIVDMNEQLVESKKSVASAIADEKRLERQANEHRRKSEEWEKRAVLALKAADKEPERKSHYEDLAKKALAQKKECDVTAEKYNEQYEAQHDSVEKLKGALQGLQQRIEEAQRKKNLLIARARRAEAQKKIQDQISGLSDTSAFDAFEKMASRVDQIEAEADAIGEIEGPDSSSIENEFAKLESGGSDDAMLEDLRKKMALEDQRPGNASKKGDSSKASPADPEVDSMMEELKKKLNE from the coding sequence ATGGGGATCTTTGACAGATTTAGACGGGTTGTAAAATCGAATCTCAACCAGATGATCAGTAAGGCCGAGGATCCTGAAAAGATGCTCAATCAGCTGATTGTGGATATGAATGAGCAATTGGTTGAATCCAAGAAGAGCGTAGCCAGTGCAATAGCCGATGAAAAGCGGCTGGAGCGTCAGGCAAATGAACACCGACGTAAATCCGAAGAGTGGGAAAAACGTGCGGTTTTAGCACTGAAGGCCGCAGACAAAGAACCTGAACGAAAAAGTCATTATGAGGATCTGGCCAAAAAAGCGCTTGCCCAGAAAAAAGAATGCGATGTAACCGCTGAAAAATATAATGAACAGTACGAAGCCCAGCATGATTCGGTGGAAAAACTGAAGGGTGCATTGCAGGGGCTTCAGCAGCGCATTGAGGAAGCCCAGCGGAAAAAGAACCTGCTTATTGCCCGGGCCCGGAGAGCGGAAGCGCAAAAAAAGATTCAGGATCAGATATCCGGACTGAGCGATACTTCAGCCTTTGATGCCTTCGAGAAGATGGCCAGCAGGGTGGATCAGATTGAAGCCGAAGCAGACGCCATCGGGGAAATAGAAGGACCTGATTCCAGCAGTATTGAGAATGAATTTGCAAAACTGGAATCCGGCGGTTCCGACGATGCCATGCTGGAAGATCTTCGGAAAAAGATGGCTTTGGAGGATCAACGCCCGGGGAACGCATCCAAAAAAGGTGATTCATCCAAGGCTTCACCTGCAGATCCCGAGGTGGATTCCATGATGGAAGAGCTGAAAAAGAAGCTGAATGAGTAA
- a CDS encoding YbjQ family protein, translating into MMLSTTDSIPDKKIIKHYGLVYGNTIRARNIGRDIAAVFKMMAGGEIADYTKMLAESREQSLDRLMDSAAELGANAVIGIKFSTTSMMQGAAEILVYGTAVLVE; encoded by the coding sequence ATGATGCTCTCCACAACGGATTCAATCCCCGATAAAAAAATCATTAAGCACTATGGACTCGTATACGGCAACACGATCCGGGCAAGAAATATCGGAAGAGATATTGCTGCGGTTTTTAAAATGATGGCGGGCGGAGAGATTGCTGATTATACAAAAATGCTTGCCGAATCCAGAGAACAGAGTCTTGACCGTCTTATGGACAGCGCAGCTGAATTAGGCGCCAATGCAGTCATCGGCATAAAATTCTCCACCACCTCCATGATGCAGGGAGCGGCTGAGATTCTCGTATACGGAACGGCCGTTTTGGTTGAATAA
- a CDS encoding sigma-70 family RNA polymerase sigma factor, translated as MWNKTEERTLNQQEFNSFITPYIPRLYRSILSMVRNATDAEDIIQEAVMRAYTNISRYDSSRPFYPWLLTIGRNLARNFLSRRNSRESSAEVPLDIPEIHSSNPELSAIKREEIRSLYKALEELSPEHRQIIELKHFQECSYNEISEILSIPRGTVMSRLYYARKQLQAALESQE; from the coding sequence CTGTGGAACAAGACCGAGGAGAGAACACTGAATCAGCAGGAATTCAACAGCTTTATCACTCCCTACATCCCCAGGTTATACAGAAGCATCCTGTCCATGGTACGGAATGCCACAGATGCGGAGGATATTATTCAGGAGGCGGTGATGCGGGCGTACACAAATATTTCCCGATATGACAGCAGCCGTCCGTTTTATCCCTGGCTGCTGACCATAGGTCGAAATCTGGCCCGGAACTTTCTCAGCAGACGAAACAGCCGGGAAAGCAGCGCAGAAGTGCCGCTTGATATCCCGGAAATACACAGCAGTAATCCAGAACTCAGTGCCATCAAGAGAGAGGAGATCAGATCCCTGTACAAAGCACTGGAAGAGCTGTCACCGGAACATCGGCAGATTATTGAATTAAAGCATTTTCAGGAGTGCTCCTATAACGAAATCAGCGAGATACTATCCATTCCCCGGGGAACGGTTATGTCCCGTCTGTATTATGCCCGAAAGCAGCTTCAGGCTGCATTGGAGAGTCAGGAATGA
- a CDS encoding J domain-containing protein, with translation MMIRAKIAGAILGFPFGIPGVVFGVIVGTLVDQLLALQRNTRDLEAFFTRGVFISRMKRLARPAAAIALSVKMISIDQAYEDRLKELVISSVRKFFSIRSLDEKHLEDFWNAAVRHEAGLNIQWLVRVYGISPPEFIELSQMYSYGGETERDFLFNLMHRLAGMDERGLSREEYALMQEIFEPMGLGIREIRQRLRSMPYLDARHLSLLDLEQGCSEADVKARYRQMAARLHPDIQVQIGYDENASPSDGEERKREEFSRLQEAYSNLLWQFRLYTPADGREGGEEI, from the coding sequence ATGATGATTCGAGCCAAGATCGCCGGCGCCATTCTGGGATTTCCGTTTGGTATTCCGGGTGTGGTGTTCGGGGTGATCGTGGGTACGCTGGTTGATCAGCTTCTGGCCCTCCAAAGAAATACCCGTGACCTTGAAGCCTTTTTCACCCGGGGAGTGTTTATTTCCCGGATGAAGCGTCTTGCCCGGCCAGCCGCTGCAATCGCACTTTCTGTGAAAATGATCTCCATTGATCAGGCCTATGAAGACAGGTTGAAAGAACTGGTTATCTCGTCGGTACGGAAGTTTTTTTCTATTCGCAGTCTGGATGAGAAACATCTTGAGGATTTCTGGAATGCCGCGGTACGGCATGAGGCGGGGCTGAATATTCAATGGCTTGTTCGGGTCTACGGGATCAGCCCTCCGGAATTTATCGAGCTTTCCCAGATGTACAGTTACGGAGGGGAAACCGAGAGGGATTTTCTGTTCAACCTCATGCACCGCCTGGCGGGAATGGATGAACGGGGCCTGAGCAGGGAAGAATATGCACTGATGCAGGAAATTTTTGAACCAATGGGACTTGGAATCCGGGAAATTCGCCAGCGTCTCAGATCCATGCCCTATCTGGATGCCCGGCATCTTTCACTTCTCGATCTTGAACAGGGCTGCAGCGAAGCAGATGTGAAAGCCCGCTACCGACAGATGGCGGCCAGGCTGCATCCGGATATTCAAGTTCAAATCGGGTATGATGAAAATGCCTCCCCGTCTGACGGGGAGGAACGAAAGCGTGAGGAATTCAGCCGTCTCCAGGAAGCATATTCGAACCTGCTTTGGCAGTTTCGCCTGTATACCCCGGCTGACGGGAGGGAAGGGGGAGAAGAAATATAA
- the murA gene encoding UDP-N-acetylglucosamine 1-carboxyvinyltransferase: protein MHQYRIEGGYPLKGTIKASGNKNAALPCITAAILSEEEVVLKNIPLIEDVYVLFDILRELGGSVQETGNRGEFKITMGSINTHDVPPELAKKIRASILLAGPMLARSGKVVLSPPGGDVIGRRRLDTHMLVLKGLGAQIDIDGQISFSANKLKGDDIFLDEASVTATENAIMAAALAEGTTILRNVASEPHVQDLCNMINSMGGKISGIGSNILTIQGVKKLHGTEFSIGADFMEVGSYIGLAAVTGGDLTITKADPHHLRMVKMGFAKLGIHWETQGDSIHISPVQPMKVVSDLGGMIPKIDDAPWPGFPPDLLSIILTVATQVEGTILIHEKMFESRMFFVDKLIGMGAKIVLCDPHRAVISGPSRLSGSQLVSPDVRAGMAMVIAALAAEGSSTIQNIYQIERGYEGLADKLSSLGAVISREEA from the coding sequence ATGCATCAATATAGAATAGAAGGCGGATACCCGCTCAAGGGTACAATCAAGGCAAGCGGAAACAAGAATGCCGCGCTACCCTGCATTACCGCCGCAATACTCAGTGAAGAAGAAGTGGTCCTCAAGAATATCCCCCTTATAGAAGATGTCTATGTTCTGTTCGACATTCTCCGGGAGCTGGGAGGAAGCGTTCAGGAAACCGGAAACCGGGGTGAGTTCAAAATAACCATGGGCAGCATTAATACCCATGACGTTCCCCCGGAACTGGCCAAAAAGATCAGGGCATCCATCCTGCTGGCAGGTCCCATGCTCGCACGGAGCGGGAAGGTAGTGCTATCACCCCCCGGCGGCGATGTGATCGGCAGAAGACGGCTGGATACCCATATGCTGGTACTCAAGGGTCTGGGGGCGCAGATCGACATCGATGGACAAATATCTTTCAGCGCCAACAAGCTTAAGGGTGATGATATTTTTCTGGATGAAGCATCTGTTACGGCGACAGAGAATGCCATCATGGCAGCTGCCCTGGCCGAAGGAACAACCATTCTCCGGAATGTGGCATCCGAGCCCCATGTGCAGGACCTGTGCAACATGATCAACTCCATGGGTGGGAAGATCTCCGGAATCGGAAGCAACATTCTCACCATTCAGGGCGTTAAAAAGCTCCATGGAACAGAATTTTCAATCGGCGCCGATTTCATGGAAGTGGGCTCTTACATAGGACTGGCAGCCGTTACCGGCGGCGACCTTACCATCACCAAAGCCGACCCCCACCATCTGAGAATGGTGAAAATGGGATTTGCCAAATTGGGGATTCATTGGGAGACCCAGGGTGACAGCATCCATATCTCCCCGGTCCAACCCATGAAGGTTGTTTCAGACCTGGGAGGAATGATCCCCAAAATTGACGATGCACCATGGCCGGGTTTTCCACCGGATCTGCTGAGCATCATTCTCACTGTAGCAACCCAGGTGGAGGGAACCATTCTCATTCACGAGAAGATGTTTGAGAGCCGGATGTTTTTCGTAGATAAACTGATCGGAATGGGTGCAAAGATTGTACTCTGCGACCCTCACCGAGCGGTAATCTCCGGCCCGTCGCGCCTCAGCGGCTCACAGCTGGTGAGTCCGGATGTGCGGGCAGGCATGGCCATGGTAATCGCTGCATTGGCGGCGGAAGGCTCAAGCACTATTCAGAACATTTATCAGATAGAACGGGGCTACGAAGGTCTTGCTGACAAGCTCAGCAGCCTGGGTGCAGTGATTTCCCGGGAAGAAGCTTAG